The following are encoded in a window of Bacillus sp. SORGH_AS_0510 genomic DNA:
- a CDS encoding glyceraldehyde-3-phosphate dehydrogenase produces MKSRIAINGFGRIGRMVFRKAILETQLDIVAINASYPAETLAHLLKYDTNHGAFQGEVIPLDNELIVNGKRIKLLSDRNPEQLPWKELGIDIVIEATGKFNSREKAALHLDAGAKKVILTAPGKNEDVTIVMGVNDEMLDINEHDIISNASCTTNCLAPVAKVLDEKFGIESGLMTTIHAYTNDQKNIDNPHKDLRRARACGQSIIPTTTGAAKALSLVLPQLKGKLHGMALRVPTPNVSLVDLVVDLKQDVTTDDINNAFVEAAHGKLRGILDFTMEPLVSVDFNTNEHSAIIDGLSTMVMGTRKVKVLAWYDNEWGYSSRVVDLTLYVSEQIANSSQVKVG; encoded by the coding sequence ATGAAGTCACGTATTGCGATTAATGGGTTTGGAAGAATTGGAAGGATGGTTTTTCGCAAAGCAATCCTAGAAACACAACTAGATATTGTAGCAATAAATGCGAGTTATCCTGCAGAAACCTTAGCACATTTACTTAAATATGATACAAATCATGGAGCTTTTCAGGGAGAGGTTATCCCTTTAGATAATGAACTGATTGTCAATGGAAAAAGAATTAAATTGCTCAGTGATCGTAACCCTGAACAGCTTCCATGGAAAGAATTAGGGATTGATATCGTAATTGAAGCAACTGGAAAATTTAATTCTAGGGAAAAGGCTGCGCTACACCTAGATGCAGGCGCGAAAAAGGTTATTTTAACCGCACCAGGTAAAAATGAGGACGTAACAATCGTTATGGGTGTAAATGATGAAATGCTTGATATTAATGAGCATGATATTATTTCAAACGCATCCTGCACCACTAACTGCCTAGCACCTGTAGCAAAGGTTCTGGATGAGAAGTTTGGAATTGAAAGCGGTTTAATGACCACGATTCATGCCTATACAAATGATCAAAAGAATATTGATAATCCGCATAAGGATTTACGTAGAGCACGTGCGTGTGGACAATCTATTATTCCTACAACAACAGGTGCAGCTAAAGCTCTATCATTGGTATTGCCGCAACTTAAAGGGAAATTACATGGTATGGCTCTGCGTGTACCTACACCAAATGTTTCCCTTGTCGACTTAGTTGTTGACCTAAAACAAGATGTGACAACCGATGATATCAATAATGCGTTTGTTGAGGCTGCACATGGAAAATTAAGAGGAATTCTTGATTTTACAATGGAACCGCTTGTATCTGTTGATTTTAATACGAACGAGCATTCAGCGATAATTGATGGACTCTCAACAATGGTAATGGGTACAAGAAAGGTGAAAGTTCTTGCTTGGTATGATAATGAGTGGGGCTATTCATCTCGTGTTGTTGACTTGACTCTATACGTATCAGAACAAATTGCGAACTCCTCACAGGTGAAGGTTGGTTAA
- the speD gene encoding adenosylmethionine decarboxylase gives METMGRHVISELWGCDFEKLNDMDFIETTFVEAALKSGAEIREVAFHKFAPQGVSGVVIISESHLTIHSFPEHGYASIDVYTCGDLNPNVAADYIAEALNAQTRENIEIPRGMGPVNVKQAKVL, from the coding sequence ATGGAAACAATGGGCAGACACGTAATCTCTGAACTTTGGGGATGCGACTTTGAAAAATTGAATGATATGGATTTTATTGAAACGACTTTTGTTGAAGCAGCTCTTAAATCTGGTGCGGAAATCCGCGAAGTAGCTTTTCATAAATTTGCTCCACAAGGCGTAAGCGGAGTGGTAATTATTTCTGAATCACATCTTACGATCCACAGCTTCCCTGAACATGGATATGCAAGCATTGATGTATATACTTGCGGTGATTTAAACCCTAATGTAGCTGCTGACTATATTGCTGAAGCTTTAAATGCTCAAACACGTGAAAACATCGAAATTCCTCGTGGTATGGGTCCTGTGAATGTAAAGCAAGCAAAGGTTCTATAA
- the nrdR gene encoding transcriptional regulator NrdR has protein sequence MKCPSCQNYGTRVLDSRPVDEGRATRRRRECEECGYRFTTFEKIEEIPLIVVKKEGTREEFSRDKILRGLIKACEKRPVALKELEDITHGVEKDLRSQGISEIKSEAIGEMVMDRLAHVDEVAYVRFASVYRQFKDINVFIDELKELIKKEKS, from the coding sequence ATGAAATGCCCTTCATGTCAAAATTATGGTACACGTGTGCTTGATTCTCGGCCTGTAGATGAAGGACGTGCAACGCGCAGAAGACGGGAATGTGAGGAATGCGGTTATCGCTTTACTACTTTTGAAAAAATTGAAGAGATTCCTTTAATTGTGGTAAAGAAGGAAGGTACAAGAGAAGAATTCAGCCGTGATAAAATACTGAGAGGCTTGATTAAGGCGTGTGAAAAGCGGCCTGTTGCCTTAAAGGAATTAGAAGATATTACTCATGGCGTCGAAAAGGACCTAAGAAGTCAGGGTATTTCTGAAATTAAGAGTGAAGCGATTGGCGAAATGGTAATGGATCGACTCGCACATGTGGACGAAGTCGCATATGTAAGATTTGCTTCTGTATATCGTCAATTTAAAGATATTAATGTGTTTATTGATGAATTAAAAGAATTGATAAAAAAAGAAAAATCCTAA
- a CDS encoding replication initiation and membrane attachment family protein, producing the protein MAQHWQEILPIDRYIVAADGLLHEYDRKVLTFLYQPLIGSTCLSLYMTLWAELEENRLWSESSTHHLLMNLLGLNLKEIYEARLKLEGIGLLKTYVKTDEGDRSFIYEIIPPLTPEQFFLDGMLNIFLYRKIGKNHFARLKRFFSEQQKPLEKEYQNVTRAFQEVFASATPGSLQYLQGISEDTEPEENQHFIGRKESKPIQIELTTFDFDLLLAGLNESLVPKKSLTQKVKEVISNLAFLYNIDPIQMKNIVLSAVNESSEIDIEELRKGARDWYQYVNQDQLPSLIERTQPVALQVQKSEPKSQEEQLIRYFETTSPLRVMKDLSGGGEPSKSDLQIIEEVMFKQKLLPGVINVLIQFVMLKTDMKLTKGYVEKIASHWARKQVKTVKQAMELAKNEHRTYIGWTENQKTGKASKQKTIRKELIPEWFADGSEEGKAEAQTNKSEDDEAKKRAIEEKLKAFRK; encoded by the coding sequence ATGGCTCAGCATTGGCAGGAGATTCTTCCTATCGACCGTTATATTGTTGCAGCGGATGGGCTGCTTCATGAGTATGACCGGAAAGTGCTGACGTTTCTTTACCAGCCCTTGATTGGGTCAACTTGTTTAAGTTTGTATATGACACTCTGGGCGGAACTGGAGGAAAATAGGCTTTGGTCTGAATCCTCCACGCACCATCTTTTGATGAATTTGCTCGGATTAAATTTAAAGGAAATTTACGAAGCTCGATTAAAATTAGAGGGTATTGGCTTACTAAAAACCTATGTGAAAACAGATGAAGGAGACCGTTCCTTTATTTATGAGATCATTCCTCCTTTAACACCTGAACAGTTCTTTTTAGATGGGATGTTAAACATTTTTCTTTATCGAAAAATTGGTAAGAACCATTTTGCCCGGCTGAAACGGTTTTTCTCTGAGCAGCAAAAGCCTCTAGAGAAGGAATATCAGAATGTCACCAGAGCTTTTCAAGAGGTGTTTGCGTCAGCGACTCCAGGCAGTCTTCAATACCTGCAAGGAATTTCTGAAGATACTGAACCTGAAGAAAACCAGCATTTTATCGGACGTAAAGAATCTAAGCCTATACAGATTGAATTAACTACTTTTGATTTCGACTTACTTCTGGCTGGTTTAAATGAATCGCTTGTCCCTAAGAAGTCTTTAACACAGAAGGTAAAAGAGGTTATCAGTAATCTAGCTTTTCTGTATAATATTGATCCCATACAAATGAAAAATATCGTATTAAGTGCAGTCAATGAATCAAGCGAAATTGATATTGAGGAATTGCGCAAAGGTGCACGTGATTGGTATCAATATGTTAATCAAGATCAGCTACCAAGTTTAATTGAGCGGACGCAGCCTGTTGCCCTTCAGGTTCAAAAGAGTGAACCGAAGTCACAAGAAGAGCAGCTAATCCGTTATTTTGAGACCACTTCCCCATTAAGGGTCATGAAGGATTTATCCGGCGGTGGAGAACCATCCAAGTCTGATTTACAGATCATTGAGGAAGTGATGTTCAAACAAAAGCTGCTACCTGGTGTCATTAATGTACTGATACAATTTGTCATGCTCAAAACAGATATGAAACTTACCAAAGGGTATGTAGAAAAGATAGCAAGTCATTGGGCAAGGAAACAGGTGAAAACAGTAAAGCAAGCTATGGAGCTTGCCAAAAACGAACACCGGACGTATATCGGCTGGACCGAAAACCAAAAAACAGGGAAAGCGTCGAAGCAGAAAACTATTCGTAAAGAATTGATTCCTGAATGGTTTGCGGATGGTTCTGAAGAAGGAAAAGCAGAGGCGCAAACAAACAAATCGGAAGATGATGAAGCAAAAAAACGTGCAATCGAAGAGAAATTAAAGGCTTTTAGAAAGTAG
- the dnaI gene encoding primosomal protein DnaI gives MERINKTLQRLASNESFKQRYEKQRQEVLQNRDIKAFLARHQEITPQIVEKSMSKLFEFTKQSQDCEHCESLGKCINFMQGYQPELVQSLNSIDVVYKRCPRKIMADEKKKNEKLIKSLYVPRDILEATFEDFEGDTGRLDAVDKAATFLMNYEKGKKQKGLYLYGKFGVGKSFLLGAIANELAKKQISTMIVYVPELLREMKSSIADSTLNEKIEALKKEPVLMLDDIGAEAMSSWTRDEVLGPILQFRMLENLPTFFTSNFDFQGLEHHLTYSQRGEEEKMKAMRIMERIRTLSEPVLVSGPNRR, from the coding sequence ATGGAAAGAATAAACAAAACATTACAACGACTAGCTTCAAATGAAAGTTTTAAACAACGATACGAAAAACAGCGACAGGAAGTTCTTCAGAATCGTGATATTAAGGCGTTTTTAGCTCGACATCAAGAGATTACACCACAGATAGTTGAAAAAAGTATGAGTAAATTATTTGAATTTACGAAGCAAAGTCAGGATTGTGAGCACTGTGAAAGTCTTGGAAAGTGTATTAATTTCATGCAGGGCTACCAACCTGAGCTAGTGCAATCCTTAAACTCGATTGATGTGGTGTATAAGCGATGCCCTAGAAAAATAATGGCAGATGAGAAAAAGAAAAACGAAAAGCTGATAAAAAGTCTTTATGTACCGAGAGATATATTGGAAGCTACGTTTGAGGATTTTGAAGGAGATACTGGCAGACTGGATGCGGTGGATAAGGCTGCGACTTTCCTGATGAATTATGAAAAAGGAAAAAAACAAAAAGGTTTATATCTCTACGGAAAATTTGGTGTGGGGAAGTCGTTCTTGTTAGGGGCTATAGCAAATGAACTTGCTAAAAAGCAGATTTCAACGATGATTGTTTATGTTCCAGAATTACTAAGAGAGATGAAAAGCTCTATTGCTGATTCGACACTTAATGAAAAAATTGAAGCACTCAAAAAAGAACCGGTGTTAATGTTAGATGATATAGGAGCGGAGGCTATGTCCAGTTGGACGAGGGATGAGGTATTAGGCCCAATCTTACAGTTCCGTATGCTAGAAAATCTTCCGACCTTCTTCACTTCCAATTTTGATTTTCAAGGGTTGGAGCATCATTTAACCTACAGCCAACGTGGTGAAGAGGAAAAAATGAAAGCGATGCGAATCATGGAGAGAATTCGCACCTTAAGTGAGCCTGTGCTTGTTAGCGGACCCAATAGACGTTAG
- the ytxC gene encoding putative sporulation protein YtxC codes for MAEIIFQSKVEAQKFYNHLLKYVPYNPEHETILLLEDRHIVKIVDLCFSTDLFDSVKLAFYQFITNTKRDNWFREILCDQYYFTDMEEQQQIIDIIYSILDGQREDLSVFLKEINDESDLIRTAIDEILQDHVTFSFDSFVKFRLRSYLQALESYIEIAIDEYKMEQEYQMFVHMLRDFLVNREPKMNTLHLLFDEEITFYNEHFVEIKRGELTRLIDRKLLVNHPVYIDSVSIAPLLSLAPTFIFIYTKDPDEPLVRTIKNIFEERVTVKEFSALRKVRKCTAETDSSENHA; via the coding sequence TTGGCGGAAATCATCTTCCAAAGCAAGGTGGAAGCACAAAAATTTTATAACCACTTGCTGAAGTATGTACCATATAATCCAGAACATGAAACTATTCTTCTTTTAGAAGATCGACATATAGTAAAAATAGTAGATTTATGTTTTTCAACCGATTTATTTGACTCGGTGAAGCTGGCTTTTTATCAGTTTATAACGAATACAAAACGAGATAACTGGTTTAGAGAGATTTTATGCGATCAATATTACTTTACAGATATGGAAGAGCAACAGCAGATTATCGATATCATTTATTCGATTTTGGATGGGCAAAGAGAGGATTTGTCTGTATTCTTAAAAGAAATAAATGACGAGTCTGATTTAATTAGGACGGCAATTGATGAAATCCTGCAAGATCATGTCACGTTCTCATTTGATTCCTTTGTTAAATTCCGCTTGCGTTCCTATCTGCAGGCACTGGAAAGCTATATCGAGATTGCTATTGATGAATACAAGATGGAGCAGGAATATCAAATGTTTGTTCACATGCTTAGGGACTTTTTAGTGAACCGGGAACCCAAAATGAATACCCTTCATTTATTGTTTGATGAGGAAATTACTTTTTATAATGAGCACTTTGTTGAGATTAAAAGAGGAGAGTTAACAAGGTTGATCGATCGGAAGCTGTTAGTGAATCACCCTGTCTATATAGATTCCGTTTCCATTGCGCCGCTGTTGTCACTTGCACCAACCTTTATTTTTATTTATACCAAGGATCCTGACGAGCCTTTGGTGAGAACGATTAAGAACATTTTTGAGGAGAGAGTGACGGTTAAGGAATTTTCTGCGCTGCGAAAAGTAAGAAAATGTACTGCTGAAACAGACTCATCGGAAAATCATGCATAA
- the thrS gene encoding threonine--tRNA ligase translates to MSDVVKISFPDGAVKEFPRGTTTEDIAASISPGLKKKAIAGKWNGQMYDLRRPIMEDGSIEIVVPDSSDALEVLRHSTAHLMAQAVRRLYPNVNLGVGPVIEGGFYYDMDLDVSLTPEDLPKIEKEMAKIVNENIEIVRKEVSRADAVQLFKEAGDPYKLELIEAIPDEETVTIYEQGDFFDLCRGVHVPSTGKIKEFKLLSIAGAYWRGDSNNKMLQRVYGTAFFKKEDLAEHLRLLEEAKERDHRKIGKELSLFTTNQLVGQGLPLWLPKGATIRRVIERYIVDKEQRLGYDHVYTPVMGSVDLYKTSGHWDHYHEDMFPVMEMENEQLVLRPMNCPHHMMVYKNTIHSYRELPIRIAELGLMHRYEMSGALAGLQRVRGMTLNDAHIFVRPDQIKDEFKRVVNLVLNVYKDFNITDYSFRLSYRDPQDTEKYFNDDAMWEKAQSMLKEAMDDLGLDYFEAEGEAAFYGPKLDVQVKTALGKDETLSTVQLDFLLPERFDLTYVGEDGKQHRPVVIHRGVVSTMERFVAFLIEEYKGAFPTWLAPVQVQVIPVSPGAHFDYAKQVQEQLQNEGFRVELDGRDEKIGYKIREAQMQKIPYMLVVGDKEVENNAVNVRKYGEQNSETKPFADFLAAIKAEVQKG, encoded by the coding sequence ATGTCAGACGTTGTTAAGATTTCGTTTCCAGATGGGGCAGTAAAGGAGTTCCCACGCGGAACAACAACGGAAGATATTGCTGCTTCCATTAGCCCAGGCCTTAAGAAAAAAGCAATTGCCGGTAAATGGAACGGACAAATGTATGATCTTCGCCGTCCAATCATGGAAGACGGTTCTATAGAAATCGTTGTACCTGATTCAAGTGACGCTTTAGAGGTGTTGCGTCATAGTACTGCGCACTTAATGGCTCAAGCTGTAAGAAGATTGTATCCAAATGTAAACCTTGGAGTAGGTCCAGTAATCGAGGGTGGTTTTTATTATGATATGGATCTTGATGTGTCATTAACTCCAGAGGACCTTCCAAAAATCGAAAAAGAAATGGCGAAAATCGTTAATGAAAATATTGAGATTGTTCGCAAGGAAGTAAGCCGTGCTGACGCTGTTCAATTATTTAAAGAAGCAGGAGACCCTTACAAGCTTGAACTAATTGAAGCAATCCCTGATGAAGAAACAGTGACAATTTACGAACAAGGTGATTTCTTTGACCTTTGCCGTGGAGTTCATGTTCCTTCGACTGGAAAAATTAAAGAATTCAAGCTCTTAAGCATTGCGGGTGCCTACTGGCGTGGTGACAGCAATAATAAGATGTTGCAGCGTGTGTATGGAACAGCGTTCTTTAAGAAAGAGGACTTGGCTGAACACCTTCGCCTACTTGAAGAAGCGAAAGAGCGTGATCATCGTAAAATTGGTAAAGAGTTAAGCTTATTTACAACTAATCAATTGGTTGGTCAAGGTTTACCATTATGGCTTCCAAAAGGTGCTACTATCCGCCGTGTAATTGAACGTTATATTGTCGATAAAGAACAACGACTTGGCTATGACCATGTGTATACACCGGTTATGGGTAGTGTTGACCTATACAAAACTTCTGGTCACTGGGATCACTATCATGAAGATATGTTCCCGGTTATGGAGATGGAGAACGAACAGTTAGTTTTACGTCCAATGAACTGTCCGCACCATATGATGGTGTATAAGAATACAATCCATAGCTATCGTGAACTGCCAATTCGTATCGCAGAGCTTGGATTAATGCACAGATATGAAATGTCTGGTGCCTTAGCTGGACTGCAGCGTGTTCGTGGAATGACATTAAATGATGCACACATTTTCGTTCGTCCGGATCAAATCAAAGATGAATTTAAGCGTGTGGTGAACTTAGTCCTTAATGTATATAAGGATTTCAATATTACCGACTATTCGTTCCGCCTTTCTTACCGCGATCCACAAGATACTGAAAAGTATTTTAACGATGACGCCATGTGGGAAAAAGCACAAAGCATGCTCAAGGAAGCAATGGATGATCTTGGTTTGGATTATTTTGAGGCAGAAGGAGAAGCTGCATTCTATGGTCCAAAGCTTGATGTTCAGGTGAAAACAGCCCTAGGTAAAGATGAAACACTTTCCACTGTTCAACTGGACTTCTTACTTCCAGAGCGATTTGATTTAACATACGTAGGTGAAGATGGTAAGCAACATCGTCCGGTTGTTATCCACCGCGGAGTTGTTTCAACAATGGAACGTTTTGTTGCCTTCTTAATTGAAGAGTATAAAGGAGCATTCCCAACTTGGTTAGCACCAGTCCAAGTTCAAGTTATTCCTGTTTCTCCGGGAGCACACTTTGATTATGCAAAACAAGTTCAGGAACAGCTTCAAAATGAAGGCTTCCGTGTAGAATTAGATGGCCGTGATGAAAAAATTGGCTATAAAATCCGTGAAGCGCAAATGCAAAAAATTCCATATATGCTTGTTGTCGGCGACAAAGAAGTGGAAAATAATGCTGTTAACGTTCGTAAATATGGTGAACAAAATTCCGAAACAAAGCCTTTTGCAGACTTCTTAGCTGCAATTAAAGCAGAAGTGCAAAAAGGTTAA
- the infC gene encoding translation initiation factor IF-3, with protein MISKDMLLNEGIRAREVRLIDQNGEQLGIKSKNEALEIAGRVNLDLVLVAPNAKPPVARIMDYGKFKFENQKKEKEARKNQKIITTKEVRLSPTIDEHDFNTKLRNAIKFLEKGDKVKASIRFKGRAITHKEIGQRVLDRFSEACKEVATIESHPKMDGRSMFLVLAPKADK; from the coding sequence ATTATTAGCAAAGACATGTTGTTAAATGAGGGCATCCGAGCTCGCGAAGTTCGCTTAATTGATCAAAATGGCGAACAGTTAGGGATCAAATCCAAAAACGAAGCGTTGGAAATTGCCGGACGAGTAAATCTTGATTTGGTACTTGTAGCACCAAATGCAAAGCCTCCGGTAGCCCGGATTATGGACTATGGCAAATTCAAATTCGAGAATCAAAAGAAAGAAAAAGAAGCTCGTAAGAATCAAAAGATTATTACTACTAAAGAAGTTCGTCTAAGCCCAACGATAGATGAGCATGACTTTAATACAAAGCTTCGTAATGCTATTAAGTTTTTGGAAAAAGGCGACAAAGTAAAAGCTTCCATCCGTTTCAAGGGTAGAGCAATTACACATAAAGAAATTGGTCAACGTGTATTAGACCGTTTCTCTGAAGCATGCAAGGAAGTAGCGACTATTGAGTCACATCCAAAAATGGATGGCCGAAGCATGTTCCTGGTTTTAGCACCTAAAGCTGATAAGTAA
- the rpmI gene encoding 50S ribosomal protein L35, with translation MPKMKTHRGAAKRFKKTGSGQLKRDHAYTSHLFANKSTKAKRKLRKGTLVSKGDFKRIRQLLTYVK, from the coding sequence ATGCCAAAAATGAAAACTCACCGCGGCGCTGCAAAGCGTTTCAAAAAGACTGGTTCTGGTCAACTTAAGCGTGACCATGCTTATACAAGCCACTTATTCGCGAACAAATCTACAAAAGCTAAGCGTAAACTTCGCAAAGGAACTCTTGTTTCTAAAGGCGATTTCAAACGCATTCGTCAATTATTAACTTACGTAAAATAA
- the rplT gene encoding 50S ribosomal protein L20, with translation MPRVKGGTVTRKRRKRVLKLAKGYFGSKHTLYKVANQQVMKSLMYAFRDRRQKKRDFRKLWITRINAAARMNGLSYSRLMHGLKLAGIEVNRKMLAELAVSDANAFAELANLAKQQQK, from the coding sequence ATGCCACGTGTAAAAGGCGGTACAGTTACTCGCAAACGTCGTAAAAGAGTTCTTAAATTAGCAAAAGGTTATTTCGGTTCAAAACATACATTATATAAAGTTGCTAACCAACAGGTTATGAAATCATTAATGTATGCTTTCCGCGATCGTCGTCAAAAGAAGCGCGACTTCCGCAAACTTTGGATTACTCGTATCAACGCAGCAGCTCGTATGAACGGTCTTTCTTACAGCCGTTTAATGCACGGCTTAAAGCTTGCTGGTATCGAAGTAAACCGCAAGATGCTTGCTGAATTAGCAGTTAGCGATGCTAACGCATTTGCTGAATTAGCAAACCTAGCTAAGCAACAACAAAAATAA
- a CDS encoding DUF1294 domain-containing protein translates to MNGRMVLLVVYVIMNLIGLFIMGEDKKRARKHEYRISERTLWLVALFGGAVGSTIGMQLYRHKTKHAAFKIGFPFLAVIELILFIKVWW, encoded by the coding sequence ATGAATGGCAGAATGGTTTTACTTGTAGTCTATGTAATCATGAACTTAATAGGACTTTTTATAATGGGAGAAGATAAAAAGCGTGCGAGGAAGCATGAGTACCGAATTTCAGAGAGAACACTTTGGCTGGTAGCTCTCTTCGGTGGAGCTGTTGGGTCAACTATTGGTATGCAGCTATACCGTCATAAAACAAAACATGCAGCATTTAAAATCGGCTTTCCTTTCTTAGCAGTAATTGAACTGATTCTCTTTATAAAGGTTTGGTGGTGA
- a CDS encoding dUTP diphosphatase, producing the protein MNLEKLFHMQKALDSHIEEKHELQKENLFERKALALLVEIGELANETRCFKFWSVKPSSEKDVILEEFVDGIHFILSLGIECGFNKVPIELEGINSTSTVTEQFLAVYETISLFQKNKELDGYINVFESYMQLAALLGFTKEEIEEAYFRKNEVNYQRQQNNY; encoded by the coding sequence ATGAATCTAGAAAAATTATTTCACATGCAAAAGGCTTTAGACTCTCATATAGAAGAAAAGCATGAATTGCAAAAGGAAAATTTATTTGAAAGAAAGGCCCTTGCATTGCTAGTGGAAATTGGGGAATTGGCAAACGAAACACGTTGTTTTAAGTTTTGGAGTGTTAAGCCATCCTCAGAAAAAGATGTTATTCTTGAAGAGTTTGTAGACGGAATCCATTTTATTTTATCACTGGGGATTGAATGCGGTTTTAATAAGGTGCCTATTGAGTTGGAGGGAATTAACTCTACTTCCACTGTGACGGAACAATTCCTTGCTGTGTATGAAACAATCAGCTTGTTCCAAAAGAACAAGGAATTAGATGGGTACATTAACGTGTTTGAATCGTATATGCAGCTGGCGGCTTTGCTTGGTTTTACTAAGGAAGAAATCGAAGAGGCATATTTTCGTAAAAACGAAGTAAATTATCAAAGACAACAAAATAACTATTAG
- a CDS encoding M42 family metallopeptidase, with product MVKLDETLTMLKDLTDAKGIPGNEREVREVMKKYITPLADEVTTDGLGSLIAKKVGKEGGPKIMVAGHLDEVGFMVTKIDDKGFLRFQPVGGWWGQVMLAQRVTIVTRKGDVTGIIGSKPPHVLSPEARKKPVEIKDMFIDIGASSSDEAQEWGIRPGDMIVPYFEFTVMNNEKMLLAKAWDNRIGCAIAIDVLRQLQGTDHPNVVYGVGAVQEEVGLRGAKTAAAKIQPDIGFAVDVGIAGDTPGITEKEAMSKMGKGPQVVIYDASLVAHKGLRDFVTDTAEELNIPFQYESIPGGGTDAGSIHLTHNGVPALAITIATRYIHSHAAMLHRDDYENAVKLIVEVIKRLDRETVDKITFE from the coding sequence ATGGTTAAACTCGATGAAACATTAACGATGTTAAAAGACCTAACAGATGCCAAAGGGATTCCCGGCAATGAGCGTGAAGTGCGCGAAGTAATGAAGAAATACATAACTCCACTTGCTGATGAAGTAACCACAGATGGTCTTGGCAGCTTAATTGCTAAGAAGGTGGGAAAAGAAGGCGGTCCAAAAATAATGGTTGCCGGCCACTTAGATGAAGTCGGCTTCATGGTGACAAAAATTGATGACAAAGGGTTCTTGCGCTTTCAACCAGTTGGCGGCTGGTGGGGACAGGTTATGCTTGCACAGCGTGTAACAATTGTTACGAGAAAAGGTGATGTGACAGGTATTATCGGTTCAAAGCCACCACATGTATTATCACCGGAAGCGCGTAAAAAACCAGTTGAAATTAAAGATATGTTCATTGATATCGGTGCTTCAAGCAGTGATGAAGCACAGGAGTGGGGTATACGTCCTGGAGATATGATTGTTCCTTACTTTGAGTTTACAGTGATGAACAATGAAAAGATGCTTTTAGCAAAGGCTTGGGATAACCGTATTGGTTGTGCCATTGCCATTGATGTGTTGCGTCAGCTGCAAGGAACTGACCACCCTAACGTGGTTTATGGTGTAGGTGCGGTGCAAGAAGAGGTCGGCTTGCGCGGGGCGAAGACAGCTGCTGCTAAAATCCAACCGGATATCGGTTTTGCTGTTGATGTAGGTATTGCAGGGGATACGCCTGGAATTACTGAAAAAGAAGCGATGAGCAAAATGGGCAAAGGCCCGCAAGTTGTCATTTATGATGCTTCATTAGTGGCGCATAAAGGATTGCGTGATTTTGTGACAGATACAGCTGAGGAGCTAAATATTCCGTTCCAATATGAGTCGATTCCTGGTGGAGGAACAGATGCTGGTTCCATTCATTTAACTCATAATGGTGTTCCAGCTTTGGCGATTACGATTGCCACTCGTTACATCCATTCCCATGCAGCGATGCTTCATCGTGATGATTATGAAAATGCGGTTAAGTTAATTGTTGAAGTGATCAAGCGCTTAGACCGTGAAACAGTTGATAAGATTACATTTGAATAA
- the sspI gene encoding small acid-soluble spore protein SspI: MNLNLRNAIIHNVSGNTQDQLEDTIVDAIQNGEEKMLPGLGVLFEIIWKNSSEEEKKEMLTTLESGLK; this comes from the coding sequence ATGAACTTAAATTTGCGTAATGCGATTATTCACAATGTTTCTGGTAATACGCAGGATCAATTAGAAGATACAATTGTAGATGCGATTCAAAACGGAGAGGAAAAAATGCTCCCAGGTCTTGGCGTTTTATTCGAAATCATTTGGAAGAATTCTTCTGAAGAAGAAAAGAAAGAAATGCTTACCACCCTTGAAAGCGGGTTAAAGTAA